The Dehalococcoidia bacterium genome includes a region encoding these proteins:
- a CDS encoding helical backbone metal receptor, protein MNAIDASGVALSLPRPPRRIVSLVPSLTEALFAFGAGERVAGVTRFCEEPAAAVALLPKVGGTKTPDLAAIAALHPDLVIASSEENRREDVAALRQAGLAVFVTHYATVAAALDGLALLAGMVGADPGSIDWLTEAREVAAACTARRGEPVRYFCPIWRRPYMVAR, encoded by the coding sequence TTGAACGCGATCGACGCGAGCGGTGTTGCGCTGAGCCTGCCGCGGCCGCCGCGGCGCATCGTCTCGCTCGTGCCGAGCCTGACGGAGGCGCTGTTCGCCTTCGGCGCGGGCGAGCGTGTGGCGGGCGTCACCCGCTTTTGCGAAGAGCCGGCAGCGGCCGTCGCCCTGTTGCCCAAAGTCGGCGGCACGAAGACGCCGGACCTTGCGGCGATCGCGGCGCTGCACCCCGATCTTGTCATCGCCAGCAGCGAGGAGAACCGGCGGGAGGACGTGGCCGCGCTGCGTCAGGCCGGCCTCGCCGTCTTCGTCACGCACTACGCGACGGTGGCCGCCGCGCTCGACGGGCTTGCGCTGCTTGCAGGCATGGTCGGCGCCGATCCGGGCAGCATCGACTGGCTGACCGAGGCGCGCGAGGTGGCCGCAGCCTGCACGGCGCGGCGCGGCGAGCCGGTGCGCTACTTCTGCCCGATCTGGCGACGGCCGTACATGGTGGCGCG